The following are from one region of the Equus przewalskii isolate Varuska chromosome 21, EquPr2, whole genome shotgun sequence genome:
- the ASXL1 gene encoding polycomb group protein ASXL1 isoform X4, producing MTPKQILQVIEAEGLKEMSGTSPLACLNAMLHSNSRGGEGLFYKLPGRISLFTLKKDALQWSRNPAAAEGEEPEDTADVESCGSNEASTVSGENDVSLDETSSNASCSTESQSRPLSNPRDSYRASSQTNKQKKKTGVMLPRVVLTPLKVNGAHVESASGQMKRNRGEEIDFETPGSILVNTNLRALINSRTFHALPSHFQQQLLFLLPEVDRQVGTDGLLRLSSSALNNEFFTHAAQSWRERLADGEFTHEMQVRIRQEMEKEKKVEQWKEKFFEDYYGQKLGLTKEESLQQNVGQEEAEIKSDLHVPGESARAQRGPATRQRDGHFKKRSRPDLRTRARRNLYKKQEPEQAGIAKDTQSVAPDTPLFKDGEAKTDSAGVGSPHRPGTSTASNPESPEFPAEPVASRIQTNPDDLARASASLDRIPSLPQETVDQEPKDQKRKSFEQAASASFPEKKPRLEDRQSFRNTIESVHTEKPQPTKEEPKVPPIRIQLSRIKPPWVVKGQPTYQICPRIVPITESSCRGWTGARTLADIKARALQVRGARGHHCHREEAATAIGGGGGPGGGGGGATDEGGGRGSSSGDGGEACGHPKSRGAPSTPGECASDLQRAQLLPPCPLNGEHTQAGTAVSRARREDLASLKKEESCTLQRVPDVLTSVLEDASQLPVAPTGDQPCQALPPLSSKTPAPERLVEQPALPLDVRTECESGTTSWKRNNEERGPTVPPENGPIQSLARDVVLEEGTGQVLDSNPTMKDPVNMTPSSTPESSLAGCLQDRQFDDELGLGDSCLPVRESATRQENLKSEAPASDGAAPWRPSLSNDEAAGQPGLSSRGNIPAVEPHAGEEWGNAAPLLPASPEELTAEGGLHLPADFPSLWTVLSRGRIDSTGSVCKQVEVEKLKINGDSEALSPHSESTDTASDFEGLLSEDSSEADASEATVMKRSLVVDKDEKHGWDCSASLSKVDGDPNLVTRTEGMVASQSWVSRVCAVPPKIPDSLLLASTEYQPRPVSLGRPESSVEVTNPLVMKLLQGSLPLEKVLPPALGGSRPEPPRLPLTKEQSYSGSLGMGPLQDPGKSSCMVGRSSPSSLRALKEPLLPESREASTGLARLEPAQAPGAPQKISKTVPSLDSLCPVTNPTAASGRVEVESKERFSPCSFEDQKEAGDLPQCGNSSTAPGKSPGNLTTSGAPFSSPNVISLGPDQTGRALGDQNSAGGQGKKLFGSGNGAAVPQCPRPVEPTALPTDAPPGFPSRKLGPSKNSVSGGVQTAREDWVPKPPPASVGSVKSEKTFGGSPLKANAENRNAAGPGTRELVDHLQGMPFVLDLPFWKLPREPGKGLSQPLEPSSIPSQLNIKQAFYGKLSKLQLSSTSFNYPFSSPAFPRGLAGSVVQLSHKANFGASHSASLSLQMFTDSSTVESISLQCACSLKAMIMCQGCGAFCHDDCIGPSKLCVLCLVVR from the exons AAGGATGCCCTGCAGTGGTCTCGTAATCCGGCTGCAGCGGAGGGGGAGGAGCCCGAGGACACAGCTGATGTGGAGAGCTGTGGGTCTAATGAAGCCAGCACTGTGAGTGGTGAAAATGACG TTTCTCTTGATGAAACATCTTCAAATGCATCCTGTTCTACAGAATCTCAGAGTCGGCCTCTTTCCAATCCCAGGGACAGCTACAGAGCTTCCTCACAG ActaacaagcaaaagaaaaagaccGGGGTGATGCTGCCTCGAGTTGTGCTGACTCCTCTGAAGGTAAACGGGGCCCACGTGGAATCTGCATCAG GTCAAATGAAGCGCAACAGAGGGGAAGAGATAGATTTTGAGACGCCTGGGTCCATTCTCGTCAACACCAACCTCCGGGCTCTGATAAACTCTCGGACCTTCCACGCCCTGCCGTCCCACttccagcagcagctcctcttcctcctgcctgaagTGGACAGACAG GTTGGGACAGATGGCCTTTTGCGTCTCAGCAGCAGTGCACTGAATAACGAGTTTTTCACCCATGCGGCTCAGAGCTGGCGGGAACGCCTGGCTGATG gCGAATTCACTCATGAGATGCAAGTCAGGATACGAcaggaaatggagaaggaaaagaaggtggaacaatggaaagaaaagttCTTTGAAGACTACTATGGACAGAA ATTGGGTTTGACCAAAGAAGAGTCGTTGCAGCAGAATGTGGGCCAGGAGGAGGCTGAAATCAAGAGTGACTTGCATGTCCCAGGAGAATCAGCACGGGCACAGCGTGGTCCAGCCACTCGGCAGCGAGATGGGCATTTCAAGAAACGCTCTCGGCCAGATCTCCGAACCAGAGCCAGAAGGAATCTGTACAAAAAACAGGAGCCAGAACAAGCAGGGATTGCTAAAGACACACAGTCTGTGGCACCAGACACGCCCCTCTTCAAGGACGGGGAGGCGAAGACCGACTCAGCAGGGGTGGGCAGTCCCCACAGGCCAGGCACATCTACAGCATCAAACCCAGAGAGTCCCGAATTCCCAGCGGAACCTGTGGCTTCCCGGATCCAGACCAATCCAGATGACCTGGCACGTGCCTCTGCATCTCTAGACAGAATTCCCAGCTTGCCTCAGGAGACTGTGGACCAGGAACCCAAGGATCAGAAGAGGAAATCCTTTGAGCAGGCAGCCTCTGCATCCTTTCCCGAAAAGAAGCCCCGGCTTGAAGATCGTCAGTCCTTTCGTAACACAATTGAAAGTGTTCACACCGAAAAGCCACAGCCCACCAAAGAGGAGCCCAAAGTCCCGCCCATCCGG ATTCAACTTTCACGTATCAAACCACCCTGGGTGGTTAAAGGTCAGCCCACTTACCAGATATGCCCCCGCATCGTCCCCATCACGGAGTCCTCCTGCCGGGGCTGGACTGGCGCCAGGACCCTCGCAGACATTAAAGCCCGTGCTCTGCAGGTCCGAGGGGCGAGAGGCCACCACTGCCATCGAGAGGAGGCTGCCACTGCCATCGGAGGGGGGGGTGGCCCGGGTGGAGGTGGCGGCGGGGCCACCGATGagggaggtggcagaggcagcagcagtggtgatggtggtgaggCCTGTGGCCACCCTAAGTCCAGAGGAGCCCCAAGCACTCCTGGAGAGTGTGCGTCAGATCTACAGCGAGCACAACTACTGCCGCCTTGTCCTCTGAACGGGGAGCATACCCAGGCTGGAACTGCCGTATCCAGAGCCAGGAGAGAGGACCTGGCTTCTCTCAAAAAGGAGGAGAGCTGCACACTACAGAGGGTTCCAGATGTCCTCACAAGTGTGCTGGAAGATGCCTCCCAGCTCCCCGTTGCTCCCACTGGGGACCAGCCATGCCAGGCTTTACCCCCACTATCCTCCAAAACTCCAGCACCTGAGAGATTAGTTGAGCAACCTGCGTTGCCTCTGGATGTTAGAACTGAATGTGAGTCTGGTACCACGTCCTGGAAAAGGAATAATGAGGAGCGAGGACCCACTGTTCCCCCAGAGAATGGTCCTATTCAGTCTCTAGCGAGGGATGTTGTATtagaagaaggaactggccaggTTTTAGACAGTAATCCCACCATGAAGGATCCTGTGAATATGACCCCCAGTTCCACCCCTGAATCGTCATTGGCTGGTTGCCTGCAGGACAGACAATTTGATGACGAATTAGGACTTGGTGACTCATGCCTACCCGTGAGGGAAAGTGCTACTAGACAAGAAAACTTGAAAAGCGAGGCTCCTGCCTCCGATGGTGCTGCCCCTTGGAGGCCTAGCCTGTCAAACGACGAGGCGGCGGGACAGCCTGGACTCAGCTCCAGAGGAAACATCCCAGCTGTTGAGCCCCACGCGGGAGAAGAGTGGGGGAATGctgctcccctccttcctgcgTCGCCTGAGGAGTTGACAGCTGAGGGGGGTCTACATCTCCCTGCTGACTTTCCTTCACTCTGGACGGTGCTGTCTCGAGGGCGCATCGACAGCACTGGCAGTGTCTGCAAACAGGTGGAAGTTGAAAAGCTGAAAATCAATGGAGACTCTGAAGCACTGAGTCCTCACAGCGAGTCCACAGACACAGCCTCTGACTTTGAAGGCCTTCTCTCTGAGGACAGCAGTGAGGCTGACGCTAGTGAAGCCACAGTGATGAAGAGATCCTTGGTGGTGGACAAGGATGAGAAACATGGTTGGGACTGCTCTGCCTCACTCTCCAAGGTGGATGGTGACCCGAATCTGGTTACAAGGACAGAAGGGATGGTTGCTTCTCAGAGTTGGGTGTCTCGCGTCTGTGCAGTCCCCCCAAAGATCCCAGACTCCCTGCTGCTAGCCAGTACCGAGTACCAGCCACGGCCTGTGTCACTGGGCAGGCCTGAGTCCTCAGTTGAGGTCACCAACCCACTCGTGATGAAGTTGCTGCAGGGCAGCTTGCCCCTAGAAAAGGTTCTTCCTCCAGCCCTCGGTGGCAGCAGACCCGAACCCCCACGACTCCCACTTACGAAAGAGCAGAGCTACAGTGGCTCCTTGGGGATGGGACCTTTGCAAGATCCTGGGAAAAGCAGTTGCATGGTTGGCAGGAGCAGCCCCAGTTCTTTAAGAGCTTTGAAGGAGCCGCTCCTGCCTGAGAGCCGTGAAGCAAGCACTGGTCTTGCCAGGCTGGAGCCCGCGCAGGCTCCTGGAGCACCCCAAAAGATTTCCAAGACAGTCCCAAGTTTAGACTCTCTGTGTCCAGTGACAAATCCAACAGCTGCCTCTGGGAGAGTGGAAGTAGAGTCCAAAGAGCGGTTCTCTCCCTGTAGTTTCGAAGATCAGAAGGAAGCCGGTGACCTGCCCCAGTGCGGTAATTCAAGTACCGCCCCAGGCAAAAGTCCAGGAAATCTCACTACCTCGGGAGCCCCTTTCTCATCTCCAAATGTGATCTCCTTGGGTCCGGACCAGACAGGCCGGGCCCTGGGTGATCAGAACAGTGCTGGAGGCCAAGGGAAGAAGCTCTTCGGCTCTGGGAATGGGGCTGCAGTGCCTCAGTGCCCCAGGCCTGTGGAACCAACGGCACTGCCAACCGATGCCCCTCCCGGTTTTCCTAGTAGGAAGTTGGGGCCAAGCAAAAACTCCGTGTCTGGTGGGGTACAGACGGCCAGGGAAGACTGGGTTCCGAAGCCACCGCCGGCCTCTGTTGGCAGTGTCAAGAGCGAGAAGACTTTTGGGGGGAGCCCTCTCAAGGCGAATGCAGAGAACAGAAATGCAGCTGGGCCTGGTACTCGAGAGCTGGTGGATCACTTGCAAGGGATGCCCTTTGTCCTTGACCTGCCCTTCTGGAAATTACCCCGAGAGCCTGGGAAAGGGCTCAGTCAGCCTCTGGAGCCTTCTTCCATCCCCTCCCAACTCAACATCAAACAGGCATTTTATGGAAAGCTTTCCAAACTCCAGCTAAGCTCCACCAGCTTTAATTATCCCTTCAGCTCCCCCGCCTTTCCCAGAGGCCTTGCTGGAAGTGTGGTGCAGCTGAGCCACAAAGCAAACTTTGGTGCGAGCCACAGTGCATCACTCTCCTTACAAATGTTCACCGACAGCAGCACGGTGGAAAGCATCTCGCTCCAGTGTGCGTGCAGCCTGAAAGCCATGATCATGTGCCAGGGCTGTGGTGCATTCTGTCACGATGACTGTATTGGACCCTCAAAGCTCTGTGTATTGTGCCTTGTGGTGAGATAA
- the ASXL1 gene encoding polycomb group protein ASXL1 isoform X2 has protein sequence MAKVLENYSDAPMTPKQILQVIEAEGLKEMSGTSPLACLNAMLHSNSRGGEGLFYKLPGRISLFTLKKDALQWSRNPAAAEGEEPEDTADVESCGSNEASTVSGENDVSLDETSSNASCSTESQSRPLSNPRDSYRASSQTNKQKKKTGVMLPRVVLTPLKVNGAHVESASGFSGRHADGESGSLSSSSSGSLALGSAAIRGQAEVARDPAPLLRGFRKPATGQMKRNRGEEIDFETPGSILVNTNLRALINSRTFHALPSHFQQQLLFLLPEVDRQVGTDGLLRLSSSALNNEFFTHAAQSWRERLADGEFTHEMQVRIRQEMEKEKKVEQWKEKFFEDYYGQKLGLTKEESLQQNVGQEEAEIKSDLHVPGESARAQRGPATRQRDGHFKKRSRPDLRTRARRNLYKKQEPEQAGIAKDTQSVAPDTPLFKDGEAKTDSAGVGSPHRPGTSTASNPESPEFPAEPVASRIQTNPDDLARASASLDRIPSLPQETVDQEPKDQKRKSFEQAASASFPEKKPRLEDRQSFRNTIESVHTEKPQPTKEEPKVPPIRIQLSRIKPPWVVKGQPTYQICPRIVPITESSCRGWTGARTLADIKARALQVRGARGHHCHREEAATAIGGGGGPGGGGGGATDEGGGRGSSSGDGGEACGHPKSRGAPSTPGECASDLQRAQLLPPCPLNGEHTQAGTAVSRARREDLASLKKEESCTLQRVPDVLTSVLEDASQLPVAPTGDQPCQALPPLSSKTPAPERLVEQPALPLDVRTECESGTTSWKRNNEERGPTVPPENGPIQSLARDVVLEEGTGQVLDSNPTMKDPVNMTPSSTPESSLAGCLQDRQFDDELGLGDSCLPVRESATRQENLKSEAPASDGAAPWRPSLSNDEAAGQPGLSSRGNIPAVEPHAGEEWGNAAPLLPASPEELTAEGGLHLPADFPSLWTVLSRGRIDSTGSVCKQVEVEKLKINGDSEALSPHSESTDTASDFEGLLSEDSSEADASEATVMKRSLVVDKDEKHGWDCSASLSKVDGDPNLVTRTEGMVASQSWVSRVCAVPPKIPDSLLLASTEYQPRPVSLGRPESSVEVTNPLVMKLLQGSLPLEKVLPPALGGSRPEPPRLPLTKEQSYSGSLGMGPLQDPGKSSCMVGRSSPSSLRALKEPLLPESREASTGLARLEPAQAPGAPQKISKTVPSLDSLCPVTNPTAASGRVEVESKERFSPCSFEDQKEAGDLPQCGNSSTAPGKSPGNLTTSGAPFSSPNVISLGPDQTGRALGDQNSAGGQGKKLFGSGNGAAVPQCPRPVEPTALPTDAPPGFPSRKLGPSKNSVSGGVQTAREDWVPKPPPASVGSVKSEKTFGGSPLKANAENRNAAGPGTRELVDHLQGMPFVLDLPFWKLPREPGKGLSQPLEPSSIPSQLNIKQAFYGKLSKLQLSSTSFNYPFSSPAFPRGLAGSVVQLSHKANFGASHSASLSLQMFTDSSTVESISLQCACSLKAMIMCQGCGAFCHDDCIGPSKLCVLCLVVR, from the exons AAGGATGCCCTGCAGTGGTCTCGTAATCCGGCTGCAGCGGAGGGGGAGGAGCCCGAGGACACAGCTGATGTGGAGAGCTGTGGGTCTAATGAAGCCAGCACTGTGAGTGGTGAAAATGACG TTTCTCTTGATGAAACATCTTCAAATGCATCCTGTTCTACAGAATCTCAGAGTCGGCCTCTTTCCAATCCCAGGGACAGCTACAGAGCTTCCTCACAG ActaacaagcaaaagaaaaagaccGGGGTGATGCTGCCTCGAGTTGTGCTGACTCCTCTGAAGGTAAACGGGGCCCACGTGGAATCTGCATCAG GGTTCTCGGGCCGCCACGCCGATGGCGAGAGCGGCAGCCtgtccagcagcagcagcggctctctGGCCCTGGGCAGCGCTGCTATTCGTGGCCAGGCCGAGGTCGCCCGGGACCCTGCCCCGCTCCTGAGAGGCTTCCGGAAGCCGGCCACAG GTCAAATGAAGCGCAACAGAGGGGAAGAGATAGATTTTGAGACGCCTGGGTCCATTCTCGTCAACACCAACCTCCGGGCTCTGATAAACTCTCGGACCTTCCACGCCCTGCCGTCCCACttccagcagcagctcctcttcctcctgcctgaagTGGACAGACAG GTTGGGACAGATGGCCTTTTGCGTCTCAGCAGCAGTGCACTGAATAACGAGTTTTTCACCCATGCGGCTCAGAGCTGGCGGGAACGCCTGGCTGATG gCGAATTCACTCATGAGATGCAAGTCAGGATACGAcaggaaatggagaaggaaaagaaggtggaacaatggaaagaaaagttCTTTGAAGACTACTATGGACAGAA ATTGGGTTTGACCAAAGAAGAGTCGTTGCAGCAGAATGTGGGCCAGGAGGAGGCTGAAATCAAGAGTGACTTGCATGTCCCAGGAGAATCAGCACGGGCACAGCGTGGTCCAGCCACTCGGCAGCGAGATGGGCATTTCAAGAAACGCTCTCGGCCAGATCTCCGAACCAGAGCCAGAAGGAATCTGTACAAAAAACAGGAGCCAGAACAAGCAGGGATTGCTAAAGACACACAGTCTGTGGCACCAGACACGCCCCTCTTCAAGGACGGGGAGGCGAAGACCGACTCAGCAGGGGTGGGCAGTCCCCACAGGCCAGGCACATCTACAGCATCAAACCCAGAGAGTCCCGAATTCCCAGCGGAACCTGTGGCTTCCCGGATCCAGACCAATCCAGATGACCTGGCACGTGCCTCTGCATCTCTAGACAGAATTCCCAGCTTGCCTCAGGAGACTGTGGACCAGGAACCCAAGGATCAGAAGAGGAAATCCTTTGAGCAGGCAGCCTCTGCATCCTTTCCCGAAAAGAAGCCCCGGCTTGAAGATCGTCAGTCCTTTCGTAACACAATTGAAAGTGTTCACACCGAAAAGCCACAGCCCACCAAAGAGGAGCCCAAAGTCCCGCCCATCCGG ATTCAACTTTCACGTATCAAACCACCCTGGGTGGTTAAAGGTCAGCCCACTTACCAGATATGCCCCCGCATCGTCCCCATCACGGAGTCCTCCTGCCGGGGCTGGACTGGCGCCAGGACCCTCGCAGACATTAAAGCCCGTGCTCTGCAGGTCCGAGGGGCGAGAGGCCACCACTGCCATCGAGAGGAGGCTGCCACTGCCATCGGAGGGGGGGGTGGCCCGGGTGGAGGTGGCGGCGGGGCCACCGATGagggaggtggcagaggcagcagcagtggtgatggtggtgaggCCTGTGGCCACCCTAAGTCCAGAGGAGCCCCAAGCACTCCTGGAGAGTGTGCGTCAGATCTACAGCGAGCACAACTACTGCCGCCTTGTCCTCTGAACGGGGAGCATACCCAGGCTGGAACTGCCGTATCCAGAGCCAGGAGAGAGGACCTGGCTTCTCTCAAAAAGGAGGAGAGCTGCACACTACAGAGGGTTCCAGATGTCCTCACAAGTGTGCTGGAAGATGCCTCCCAGCTCCCCGTTGCTCCCACTGGGGACCAGCCATGCCAGGCTTTACCCCCACTATCCTCCAAAACTCCAGCACCTGAGAGATTAGTTGAGCAACCTGCGTTGCCTCTGGATGTTAGAACTGAATGTGAGTCTGGTACCACGTCCTGGAAAAGGAATAATGAGGAGCGAGGACCCACTGTTCCCCCAGAGAATGGTCCTATTCAGTCTCTAGCGAGGGATGTTGTATtagaagaaggaactggccaggTTTTAGACAGTAATCCCACCATGAAGGATCCTGTGAATATGACCCCCAGTTCCACCCCTGAATCGTCATTGGCTGGTTGCCTGCAGGACAGACAATTTGATGACGAATTAGGACTTGGTGACTCATGCCTACCCGTGAGGGAAAGTGCTACTAGACAAGAAAACTTGAAAAGCGAGGCTCCTGCCTCCGATGGTGCTGCCCCTTGGAGGCCTAGCCTGTCAAACGACGAGGCGGCGGGACAGCCTGGACTCAGCTCCAGAGGAAACATCCCAGCTGTTGAGCCCCACGCGGGAGAAGAGTGGGGGAATGctgctcccctccttcctgcgTCGCCTGAGGAGTTGACAGCTGAGGGGGGTCTACATCTCCCTGCTGACTTTCCTTCACTCTGGACGGTGCTGTCTCGAGGGCGCATCGACAGCACTGGCAGTGTCTGCAAACAGGTGGAAGTTGAAAAGCTGAAAATCAATGGAGACTCTGAAGCACTGAGTCCTCACAGCGAGTCCACAGACACAGCCTCTGACTTTGAAGGCCTTCTCTCTGAGGACAGCAGTGAGGCTGACGCTAGTGAAGCCACAGTGATGAAGAGATCCTTGGTGGTGGACAAGGATGAGAAACATGGTTGGGACTGCTCTGCCTCACTCTCCAAGGTGGATGGTGACCCGAATCTGGTTACAAGGACAGAAGGGATGGTTGCTTCTCAGAGTTGGGTGTCTCGCGTCTGTGCAGTCCCCCCAAAGATCCCAGACTCCCTGCTGCTAGCCAGTACCGAGTACCAGCCACGGCCTGTGTCACTGGGCAGGCCTGAGTCCTCAGTTGAGGTCACCAACCCACTCGTGATGAAGTTGCTGCAGGGCAGCTTGCCCCTAGAAAAGGTTCTTCCTCCAGCCCTCGGTGGCAGCAGACCCGAACCCCCACGACTCCCACTTACGAAAGAGCAGAGCTACAGTGGCTCCTTGGGGATGGGACCTTTGCAAGATCCTGGGAAAAGCAGTTGCATGGTTGGCAGGAGCAGCCCCAGTTCTTTAAGAGCTTTGAAGGAGCCGCTCCTGCCTGAGAGCCGTGAAGCAAGCACTGGTCTTGCCAGGCTGGAGCCCGCGCAGGCTCCTGGAGCACCCCAAAAGATTTCCAAGACAGTCCCAAGTTTAGACTCTCTGTGTCCAGTGACAAATCCAACAGCTGCCTCTGGGAGAGTGGAAGTAGAGTCCAAAGAGCGGTTCTCTCCCTGTAGTTTCGAAGATCAGAAGGAAGCCGGTGACCTGCCCCAGTGCGGTAATTCAAGTACCGCCCCAGGCAAAAGTCCAGGAAATCTCACTACCTCGGGAGCCCCTTTCTCATCTCCAAATGTGATCTCCTTGGGTCCGGACCAGACAGGCCGGGCCCTGGGTGATCAGAACAGTGCTGGAGGCCAAGGGAAGAAGCTCTTCGGCTCTGGGAATGGGGCTGCAGTGCCTCAGTGCCCCAGGCCTGTGGAACCAACGGCACTGCCAACCGATGCCCCTCCCGGTTTTCCTAGTAGGAAGTTGGGGCCAAGCAAAAACTCCGTGTCTGGTGGGGTACAGACGGCCAGGGAAGACTGGGTTCCGAAGCCACCGCCGGCCTCTGTTGGCAGTGTCAAGAGCGAGAAGACTTTTGGGGGGAGCCCTCTCAAGGCGAATGCAGAGAACAGAAATGCAGCTGGGCCTGGTACTCGAGAGCTGGTGGATCACTTGCAAGGGATGCCCTTTGTCCTTGACCTGCCCTTCTGGAAATTACCCCGAGAGCCTGGGAAAGGGCTCAGTCAGCCTCTGGAGCCTTCTTCCATCCCCTCCCAACTCAACATCAAACAGGCATTTTATGGAAAGCTTTCCAAACTCCAGCTAAGCTCCACCAGCTTTAATTATCCCTTCAGCTCCCCCGCCTTTCCCAGAGGCCTTGCTGGAAGTGTGGTGCAGCTGAGCCACAAAGCAAACTTTGGTGCGAGCCACAGTGCATCACTCTCCTTACAAATGTTCACCGACAGCAGCACGGTGGAAAGCATCTCGCTCCAGTGTGCGTGCAGCCTGAAAGCCATGATCATGTGCCAGGGCTGTGGTGCATTCTGTCACGATGACTGTATTGGACCCTCAAAGCTCTGTGTATTGTGCCTTGTGGTGAGATAA